From Caldanaerobius fijiensis DSM 17918, a single genomic window includes:
- a CDS encoding carbohydrate deacetylase produces MKRLIVNADDFGMTVGVTEGIIHCYQKGILTSTVLMANMPSRFLAAKLAQQNPSLGIGVHLNLTCYKPLLPPTEVPSLVDANGWFIYDTSKHDRYDIVDVEKELRAQVAEAKRLGINPTHIDLHMGTRRRDILEVILKIITEENLPTRRPPQEYHAEELIEKYKIKVPDQTSYYFGENEMTVDNMVKFLDSLPDGITEIMCHPGFVSIEHQYVDGFWHLRQRELEVLTHPAVYEAILRNNIQLVNFSAVNR; encoded by the coding sequence ATGAAAAGGTTGATTGTCAATGCCGACGATTTCGGGATGACCGTTGGTGTTACTGAAGGTATAATACACTGTTATCAAAAAGGGATATTGACCAGCACGGTTTTGATGGCAAATATGCCTTCCCGGTTTTTAGCGGCAAAATTGGCCCAACAAAATCCATCTCTTGGCATTGGTGTTCATTTAAATCTAACTTGTTATAAGCCTTTATTGCCTCCGACTGAGGTACCAAGTTTAGTTGACGCAAACGGCTGGTTCATTTATGATACGTCAAAGCACGATAGGTATGATATAGTCGATGTGGAGAAAGAACTGAGGGCGCAGGTCGCCGAGGCAAAAAGATTGGGCATTAATCCAACCCATATAGATTTGCACATGGGCACAAGGCGTAGAGATATTCTGGAAGTTATATTAAAGATAATAACTGAAGAAAATTTGCCCACGAGGAGACCACCTCAGGAATATCATGCGGAGGAATTGATTGAAAAGTATAAAATAAAGGTTCCCGATCAAACCTCTTATTATTTTGGAGAGAATGAGATGACAGTTGATAATATGGTGAAGTTCCTCGACAGCCTTCCTGATGGTATCACCGAGATTATGTGCCATCCGGGCTTTGTATCTATAGAGCATCAATATGTGGACGGTTTCTGGCATTTAAGGCAAAGAGAATTGGAGGTGCTGACACATCCTGCTGTCTACGAGGCGATATTAAGAAATAATATACAGCTGGTAAATTTTTCGGCAGTAAACAGATGA
- a CDS encoding DUF47 domain-containing protein: MHFLKKLFSEKTDFYKLLQEQCQLTLDGVISLQKYLETASREYGDKVTKLEKTADRKRQELIDALDETFITPFEREDIFALSGAIDDILDYCDTTVKEMDVYEIKPTDKLKTMVETIRKGTELVNLSLCNMNKNKKEAMRFAVGAKKYENEIESLYRKYVAELLKEDDIKYILKMREIYRHLSNCADKISLAGDILGHILIKMI; encoded by the coding sequence ATGCATTTTTTAAAAAAGCTTTTCTCAGAGAAAACCGATTTTTACAAGCTGTTACAGGAACAATGTCAGTTAACATTAGATGGCGTTATATCATTGCAGAAATATCTTGAAACCGCATCCCGTGAATACGGCGATAAGGTCACGAAATTAGAAAAGACGGCAGATAGAAAGCGACAAGAGTTAATAGATGCATTGGATGAAACCTTTATTACACCTTTTGAAAGAGAAGATATTTTTGCGTTATCAGGAGCTATAGACGATATACTGGACTACTGCGATACCACTGTTAAAGAAATGGATGTATATGAGATCAAACCTACTGATAAATTAAAAACAATGGTCGAAACCATAAGAAAGGGAACAGAGTTAGTTAACTTGTCACTCTGTAACATGAACAAAAACAAAAAAGAGGCCATGAGGTTTGCCGTAGGTGCGAAAAAATATGAAAATGAGATTGAGAGCCTCTACAGAAAATACGTGGCAGAACTGCTCAAAGAAGATGACATAAAGTACATCTTAAAAATGAGGGAAATATACAGGCATTTGAGCAACTGCGCCGACAAAATAAGCCTTGCAGGTGATATTCTTGGCCATATATTGATCAAGATGATATAA
- a CDS encoding inorganic phosphate transporter: MKIFYLLMFFIFVHIFITGFHDEGNLIATIISSRSIKAATAFGLAAISQFLGVVFIGTSVASTIGKSIIKYDYIIKSHDHLYLMLLTGILGAIVWNIITWYIEIPTSASHALIGGLLGPFFVEYGYKSINIYGTFIKVIAPLFISPMIGFIIGYIIMGISTILLYRFDPGVNKTLKRLQYITIFILNSSQGANDAQKGMGIIAIAMLQAGMTKSFTVPLWVKFISGLMISTGLILGGLKMIKSVGARIYKVRPLHSFNAQLASIIVIITSNLTGAPISGTQIINASVMGVGAKERPNGVRWQFVKNMMIAWLITIPASFMISIILYSIAHNL; this comes from the coding sequence ATGAAGATATTTTACTTATTGATGTTTTTTATTTTTGTACACATCTTCATAACAGGTTTTCACGACGAGGGAAACCTTATTGCCACTATAATATCATCTAGATCTATAAAAGCCGCTACAGCTTTTGGGTTGGCCGCTATCTCCCAATTCCTGGGCGTGGTCTTTATAGGTACATCGGTGGCTTCCACTATCGGAAAATCTATTATTAAATACGACTACATCATAAAAAGCCATGATCATTTATACCTTATGCTCCTAACAGGTATATTGGGTGCTATTGTGTGGAATATAATAACATGGTATATAGAAATTCCCACAAGTGCATCCCACGCGTTAATTGGTGGATTATTAGGGCCTTTTTTTGTAGAATATGGCTACAAATCAATAAATATATACGGAACATTTATTAAAGTCATTGCTCCTTTATTTATATCGCCTATGATTGGCTTTATAATAGGCTATATAATTATGGGTATAAGCACGATTTTGTTGTATAGATTCGACCCTGGCGTAAATAAAACCTTAAAAAGGTTACAATACATAACTATTTTTATACTTAACAGCAGTCAAGGAGCCAACGATGCCCAAAAAGGAATGGGTATCATCGCTATTGCTATGTTACAAGCAGGCATGACAAAGAGCTTTACAGTGCCACTATGGGTCAAATTTATCTCCGGCTTAATGATTTCAACAGGACTGATATTAGGCGGCTTAAAAATGATTAAAAGCGTTGGAGCAAGAATTTACAAGGTCAGGCCTTTGCATTCTTTTAATGCACAGTTAGCCTCTATTATTGTAATAATTACTTCCAATTTAACAGGAGCCCCTATAAGCGGAACCCAGATCATAAACGCATCAGTAATGGGTGTAGGTGCAAAAGAACGGCCAAATGGTGTAAGATGGCAATTTGTAAAGAACATGATGATTGCCTGGTTAATAACCATTCCGGCTTCTTTTATGATCTCGATTATATTATATTCAATCGCGCACAATCTATAA
- a CDS encoding Gfo/Idh/MocA family protein: MKKAKIAIIGNGSISHVHMAAYKKLENVEIVANCDINEKRAKEYAERYGIPHTYTDYNEMLKREELDGVSVCTWNNVHAPASIAALNAGVNVLCEKPLAMNAEQAQEMVDTAKKNKKLLMVGFVRRFGMNTKVLKDRIEQGELGQIYYAKTGCIRRVGNPGGWFSDKKRSGGGPLIDLGVHMIDLVRYLMGKPKAVSVMGSTYSLVGPRSNIKGIYQYKSADYSDYNDVEDFAVGFVKFDNGATLVVENSWTQHIKKDYLYLEIYGSKAGATMEPELEIFSEKNDFLTDEKPVLEPAFVDFQHNFDKEIAHFVDCILNGTPCISPGEDGVELMKILDAIYKSAETGHEVMVG; this comes from the coding sequence ATGAAAAAAGCGAAAATTGCAATAATTGGAAATGGAAGTATCAGCCATGTTCACATGGCAGCGTATAAAAAATTAGAGAATGTAGAAATAGTAGCAAATTGTGATATAAACGAGAAAAGGGCAAAAGAATACGCGGAACGATATGGTATACCTCATACCTATACAGATTATAACGAAATGTTAAAGAGGGAAGAACTGGACGGTGTTAGTGTATGTACATGGAATAATGTTCATGCACCGGCATCTATTGCGGCCCTTAATGCAGGTGTCAATGTGTTGTGTGAAAAGCCTTTAGCTATGAATGCAGAGCAGGCTCAGGAGATGGTGGATACAGCGAAAAAAAACAAAAAATTATTGATGGTAGGGTTTGTGCGTAGATTTGGAATGAATACAAAGGTATTAAAGGACAGAATAGAGCAGGGTGAACTGGGACAAATATACTATGCAAAAACAGGTTGTATCAGGCGAGTGGGTAACCCTGGCGGATGGTTTTCCGATAAAAAAAGATCTGGCGGAGGTCCATTAATTGATTTAGGCGTTCATATGATCGACCTTGTCAGGTATTTGATGGGTAAGCCTAAAGCTGTGTCAGTTATGGGTTCGACTTATAGCCTTGTAGGTCCCAGGTCCAATATAAAAGGTATATATCAATATAAGTCTGCTGATTACAGCGATTATAACGATGTAGAGGATTTTGCTGTGGGCTTTGTCAAATTCGATAACGGAGCGACGTTGGTTGTGGAAAACAGCTGGACTCAACACATAAAGAAAGATTATTTGTATTTAGAAATATATGGGAGCAAAGCAGGTGCAACTATGGAGCCGGAGTTAGAGATATTTTCTGAAAAAAATGACTTTTTAACCGACGAAAAACCCGTATTAGAACCAGCATTTGTGGATTTTCAGCATAATTTTGATAAAGAAATTGCTCACTTTGTCGATTGTATACTAAATGGTACTCCCTGTATAAGTCCAGGAGAAGATGGTGTGGAATTGATGAAGATATTGGACGCGATATATAAATCAGCAGAGACCGGCCATGAAGTTATGGTGGGGTGA